One genomic segment of Arachis duranensis cultivar V14167 chromosome 4, aradu.V14167.gnm2.J7QH, whole genome shotgun sequence includes these proteins:
- the LOC127746643 gene encoding uncharacterized protein LOC127746643 has translation MRTLKEEVRSNVQNQGAAIKKLEEQVGYLSKQIPTHNFFSDTMANPREECKAITLRSGKEVKEAPKETQKKEVDKGISDKEETEAHTLNPPQEKEILRPYIPKAPYPQRLRKSENDNQFSRFLEIFKKLQINTPFAKVLEQIPLYAKFLKELMTKKRSWRNDETIVLKEECCAIIQHKLPQKLKDPGSFQIPCVIGEITMEKAFCDLGSTINLMSLAMMKRMKIEEAKPTRMAL, from the coding sequence ATGAGAACTTTAAAGGAGGAAGTAAGATCCAATGTGCAAAACCAGGGGGCTGCCATTAAGAAGCTTGAGGAACAAGTTGGATATCTATCAAAGCAAATCCCTACccataatttttttagtgataCCATGGCAAACCCAAGGGAGGAATGTAAGGCCATTACACTTAGGAGTGGAAAGGAAGTGAAGGAAGCCCCAAAGGAAACACAAAAGAAGGAAGTTGATAAAGGTATAAGTGACAAAGAAGAAACAGAAGCACATACTCTCAACCCTCCCCAAGAAAAAGAGATCTTGAGGCCATATATTCCAAAAGCTCCTTACCCTCAACGATTGAGGAAGAGTGAAAATGACAACCAATTCTCCAGATTCTTGGAGATTTTCAAGAAACTCCAAATTAACACCCCCTTTGCGAAAGTGCTAGAGCAAATtccactctatgccaagtttTTGAAGGAGTTAATGACCAAGAAAAGGAGTTGGAGAAACGATGAAACTATAGTGTTAAAAGAAGAGTGCTGTGCTATCATTCAACACAAACTACCCCAGAAACTGAAGGACCCTGGGAGCTTCCAAATCCCTTGTGTTATAGGAGAAATCACCATGGAAAAGGCCTTTTGTGATTTGGGATCCACCATTAATTTGATGTCTTTAGCaatgatgaaaagaatgaagattgaagaagccaaaccaacaagaatggctcTCTGA